One Ciconia boyciana chromosome 9, ASM3463844v1, whole genome shotgun sequence genomic window carries:
- the LOC140656701 gene encoding thymosin beta-12-like isoform X1: MADIAALANEATGVCFLSLSGPIMSDKPDFAEIETFDKTKLKKTETREKNPLPTKETIEQEKQSESTA, translated from the exons aTGGCTGATATCGCAGCACTAGCTAATGAAGCCACGGGtgtgtgtttcctttctttgtcaGGACCCATCATGTCCGACAAACCAGATTTTGCAGAAATTGAAACATTTGACAAGACCAAGCTGAAGAAGACagaaaccagagagaaaaatccattGCCCACTAAAGAAA CTATcgaacaggaaaagcaaagtgaaagTACAGCCTGA
- the LOC140656701 gene encoding thymosin beta-12-like isoform X2 has product MSDKPDFAEIETFDKTKLKKTETREKNPLPTKETIEQEKQSESTA; this is encoded by the exons ATGTCCGACAAACCAGATTTTGCAGAAATTGAAACATTTGACAAGACCAAGCTGAAGAAGACagaaaccagagagaaaaatccattGCCCACTAAAGAAA CTATcgaacaggaaaagcaaagtgaaagTACAGCCTGA
- the WNT8A gene encoding protein Wnt-8a, translated as MKRSTFLILSIAGVYGTILHAAAWSVNNFLMTGPKAYLTYSSSVAAGAHSGMEECKFQFGWERWNCPESALQLSTHNRLRSATRETSFVHAISSAGVMYTLTRNCSMGDFESCGCDDSRNGRVGGRGWVWGGCSDNVEFGERISKLFVDALETGHDTRALINLHNNEAGRLAVKATMKRACKCHGVSGSCSIQTCWLQLAEFREIGNYLKIKYDQAHKLEMDKRRMRAGNSADSRGATAETFHHVHTTELIFLEDSPDYCTRNASLGHHGTEGRECLQTGKNLSQWEKRSCRRLCTECGLRVEERRTEVVASCNCKFHWCCTVRCEQCRQLVAKHFCTRRDTTAAAPNHIKRRNKGHKR; from the exons ATGAAGAGAAGCACCTTCCTCATCCTCTCCATCGCAGGGGTCTATGGCACCATCCTCCACGCAGCAGCATG gtCTGTGAATAACTTTCTGATGACAGGACCTAAG GCGTACCTGACGTACTCCAGCAGCGTGGCGGCCGGGGCGCACAGCGGGATGGAGGAGTGCAAGTTCCAGTTCGGGTGGGAGCGCTGGAACTGCCCCGAGAGCGCCCTGCAGCTCTCCACCCACAACCGGCTCCGCAGTG ctACCCGGGAAACATCCTTTGTCCACGCCATCAGCTCAGCCGGCGTCATGTACACCCTCACCAGGAACTGCAGCATGGGAGACTTCGAGAGCTGTGGCTGCGACGACTCCAGGAACGGCCGTGTCG GTGGCCGAGGCTGGGTCTGGGGGGGATGCAGCGACAACGTGGAGTTTGGGGAGAGGATTTCCAAGCTCTTTGTGGATGCTTTGGAAACAGGACACGATACCCGTGCACTGATTAACCTGCACAACAATGAAGCTGGGAGACTT GCCGTGAAAGCCACAATGAAGCGAGCCTGCAAGTGCCACGGGGTgtcaggcagctgcagcatccAGACCTGCTGGCTCCAGCTCGCCGAGTTTCGCGAAATCGGGAACTACCTGAAGATAAAATACGACCAAGCCCACAAGCTGGAGATGGACAAGAGGCGGATGAGAGCCGGCAACAGTGCTGACAGCCGCGGGGCCACAGCGGAGACCTTCCACCACGTCCACACCACGGAGCTCATCTTCCTGGAGGACTCTCCCGACTACTGCACGAGGAACGCCAGCCTGGGCCACCACGGCACCGAGGGCCGCGAGTGCCTGCAGACCGGCAAGAACCTCTCGCagtgggagaagaggagctGCCGGCGGCTGTGCACCGAGTGCGGTCTCCGcgtggaggagaggaggacagAGGTGGTGGCCAGCTGCAACTGCAAGTTCCACTGGTGCTGCACGGTCCGGTGCGAGCAGTGCCGGCAGCTGGTGGCCAAGCACTTCTGCACCCGCCGCGACACCACCGCTGCCGCCCCCAACCACATCAAGCGGAGGAACAAGGGCCATAAGAGATAG